One window of Myxococcales bacterium genomic DNA carries:
- a CDS encoding CAP domain-containing protein gives MRKSARWFAALLLGCAPGCANVLGYDDVTFEDGTGGQYGVGGANSGGANSGGAGGTAGTGGDGGAAGAPSGGAGGAAGAPGGGGAPSGGGAPSGGGAPGGGGAPGGGGAPGGGGAPGGGGAPGGGGGAPSGGGGSPSGGGGSPSGGGGSPSGGGGSPSGGGGSPSGGGGSPSGGGTGGTPTGAHYETKTNPGGTGSEAGKLIPVCCVPSSSEKAKITEVFNLLNQYRIASGKGALANDAKLEATIEGHCHHMAVHTFFSHTAPEAAVSSPWTRAGLCGTSANGENIAAGYANASAVMTGWKNSPGHNANMLNGTFKRVGVGSYGSQWGQIFGN, from the coding sequence ATGAGGAAGAGTGCTCGCTGGTTCGCTGCGCTCTTGCTTGGATGCGCTCCCGGCTGCGCGAACGTGCTCGGGTACGACGACGTGACGTTCGAGGACGGCACCGGCGGCCAGTACGGAGTTGGAGGTGCGAATAGTGGTGGCGCCAACTCTGGCGGTGCGGGCGGGACGGCAGGAACCGGGGGTGATGGCGGCGCGGCGGGTGCACCGAGCGGCGGAGCCGGCGGCGCGGCGGGTGCCCCCGGTGGCGGCGGAGCACCAAGTGGCGGCGGAGCACCAAGTGGTGGCGGAGCGCCCGGTGGTGGCGGAGCGCCCGGTGGTGGCGGAGCGCCCGGTGGTGGCGGAGCGCCCGGTGGTGGCGGAGCGCCCGGTGGTGGCGGCGGAGCGCCAAGCGGTGGTGGTGGCTCACCGAGTGGTGGCGGTGGCTCACCGAGTGGTGGCGGTGGCTCACCGAGTGGCGGCGGTGGCTCACCGAGTGGCGGCGGTGGATCACCGAGCGGTGGCGGTGGCTCACCGAGCGGTGGCGGAACGGGCGGAACGCCGACCGGGGCACACTACGAGACCAAGACCAACCCGGGTGGTACCGGAAGCGAGGCGGGCAAGCTGATCCCCGTCTGCTGTGTGCCGAGCTCGAGCGAGAAAGCCAAGATCACCGAGGTCTTCAACCTCCTGAATCAATATCGAATCGCCAGCGGCAAGGGTGCTCTCGCCAACGACGCCAAGCTCGAAGCGACCATCGAGGGGCATTGCCACCACATGGCCGTCCACACCTTCTTCTCCCACACCGCCCCCGAAGCCGCCGTGTCCAGCCCCTGGACACGCGCCGGACTGTGCGGAACCAGCGCCAATGGAGAGAACATCGCGGCCGGTTACGCCAACGCGTCCGCCGTCATGACGGGCTGGAAGAATAGCCCGGGCCACAATGCCAACATGCTCAACGGCACCTTCAAGCGGGTGGGGGTGGGGAGCTACGGCAGCCAGTGGGGACAGATCTTCGGTAACTGA
- a CDS encoding PPC domain-containing protein, translating into MRLAKLTSLIAPTLLALAAGCAMDTSEPGGGSGNQVIDGDDLVKPEEGKADSSVQAIVVDFEWDGEAVVDSAWNAKRTVEDQLLYTIGHLNADKSVGRLDKLELTNVNTTDENGKKKITYHAKMPVAWGKKNSVPTSYKLSIPRDASYSGYEAFTEKYKHTCVDWGAHDVDSGSMWYYFRPLASECRLDEADVYTASATVTVSSVNTTGKYPEYNKVWEDNLFKTVAIFGKYEDGATANSDAGIAAYNEFVNAVKARFAGAGMTTVPESVPSSPGVAHPDLEFHVTLADGKQVEIYALLVDNVRTAGPVFDDRYESLSTTADFVVYNGHAGLGANIRALAQKGKWATGQYGIFFENGCDSYAYVDDELWKEHAAINPDDPTGTKYLDMVINAMPAYFRSDAEATMAFVNGLLSYDEPKTYEQIFKDVDPSQVILVTGEEDNTFVPGGGGGNPVPAWSGLTEGGSVNKSVETRYETPTLPKGSYRFDLTGTGDADLYVRIGQAPTTKLYDCRPYKAGSKESCSVDLNTDAPIHVMVRGWASSSTFQLVGKSQ; encoded by the coding sequence ATGCGCCTCGCAAAGCTCACGAGCCTGATTGCTCCGACCCTTCTCGCGCTGGCTGCCGGATGCGCGATGGACACCTCCGAGCCCGGTGGCGGCAGCGGGAATCAGGTCATCGACGGTGACGACCTGGTGAAGCCCGAAGAGGGCAAGGCCGACTCGAGCGTGCAAGCGATCGTCGTCGACTTCGAGTGGGACGGCGAGGCTGTCGTGGACTCGGCGTGGAATGCCAAGCGCACCGTCGAGGACCAGTTGCTCTACACCATTGGTCACCTGAACGCCGACAAGAGCGTTGGGCGCCTGGACAAACTGGAGCTGACCAACGTCAACACCACGGACGAGAACGGCAAGAAGAAGATCACGTATCACGCGAAGATGCCGGTCGCCTGGGGCAAGAAGAACAGCGTCCCGACCAGCTACAAGCTCAGCATCCCGCGCGATGCGAGCTACAGCGGCTACGAGGCCTTCACCGAGAAGTACAAGCACACATGCGTCGACTGGGGCGCGCACGACGTGGACTCGGGCAGCATGTGGTACTACTTCCGCCCGCTGGCGTCGGAATGCCGCCTCGACGAGGCCGACGTTTACACGGCCAGCGCGACCGTGACCGTGAGCTCCGTCAACACGACGGGCAAGTACCCGGAGTACAACAAGGTCTGGGAGGACAACCTCTTCAAGACGGTGGCCATCTTCGGCAAATACGAGGACGGCGCCACCGCCAACTCCGACGCGGGAATCGCGGCCTACAACGAGTTCGTCAATGCGGTGAAGGCACGCTTTGCAGGCGCCGGCATGACCACCGTTCCGGAGAGTGTGCCCTCTTCGCCCGGTGTTGCCCACCCGGACCTCGAGTTCCACGTCACCCTGGCTGATGGCAAACAGGTCGAGATCTACGCCCTGCTCGTCGACAACGTGCGCACCGCCGGTCCGGTCTTCGACGACCGCTACGAGTCGCTCTCGACTACGGCGGACTTCGTCGTCTACAACGGCCACGCCGGCCTCGGCGCGAACATTCGAGCGCTGGCCCAGAAGGGCAAGTGGGCGACGGGCCAGTACGGCATCTTCTTCGAGAACGGGTGCGACAGCTACGCCTACGTGGACGACGAGCTGTGGAAGGAACACGCCGCGATCAACCCGGACGATCCGACCGGCACCAAGTACCTGGACATGGTCATCAACGCGATGCCTGCCTACTTCCGCTCGGACGCCGAGGCGACCATGGCGTTCGTGAACGGACTGCTCAGCTACGACGAGCCCAAGACCTACGAGCAGATCTTCAAGGACGTCGACCCGTCGCAGGTGATCTTGGTCACCGGCGAAGAGGACAACACGTTCGTGCCCGGCGGCGGCGGCGGAAACCCGGTGCCCGCGTGGAGTGGCCTCACCGAAGGTGGAAGCGTGAACAAGTCGGTGGAGACTCGCTACGAGACGCCGACCCTGCCGAAGGGCTCTTACCGGTTCGATCTGACCGGCACGGGTGACGCGGATCTCTACGTGCGCATCGGACAGGCTCCGACCACGAAGCTGTACGACTGCCGGCCCTACAAGGCGGGGTCGAAGGAGAGCTGCAGCGTGGACCTGAACACCGACGCACCGATTCACGTGATGGTGCGCGGTTGGGCCAGCAGCTCGACGTTCCAGCTCGTGGGCAAGTCCCAGTGA
- a CDS encoding serine/threonine protein kinase produces MGSNPPPPTLVPGQNLDRYELLCPVAQGGMAQVWVARMQGKLGFEKLVALKTVISEHAQDDRFEKMFLDEAHIIARIRHPNVAQILDLGQQGSVLFLVLEWVEGESVAAIRRAVHGKGEKMPLNIVLRIVADSCAGLHAAHELKNDKGEPLNVVHRDVSPSNVLVSTSGEVKLIDFGVAKAVDRISPETAAGVIKGKVAYMSPEQALGKTVDRRSDVWSAGIMLYHLLAGRTPYEADNQIATLHRVVQGLPPDPIRGIPKEVADVAYTALSYSADGRFASADEMQRSIERALVQCCGPTTQTDVAGYLNSKMTERLARRKRTVARALEAAEQRKVLVEEFETAIEQSSSSLYAAFELKTPSSMQGFTRSEEASDAAIDALIGDPTSTAPAPTPAPAPAPVPAPAPALELPAPASLDSPAFSDAPTLKKPPTNLPDIPMPASVQKAPGPLPPMPRAPASDRPPPPQSSDDDALPPIPRAPPAAGSEPTRATKPKIAIPAPPVITAAEDPASRREFYSIPDTSKFGTRRRGPLIFLGFAAALLVLGYGAYMAWDKMNTEKLMAPSP; encoded by the coding sequence ATGGGCTCGAACCCGCCGCCGCCCACGCTCGTTCCGGGCCAGAATCTGGACCGCTACGAGCTGCTCTGCCCGGTCGCCCAGGGCGGCATGGCCCAGGTGTGGGTCGCTCGAATGCAGGGCAAGCTCGGTTTCGAGAAGCTCGTCGCGCTCAAGACCGTTATTTCCGAGCACGCTCAGGATGATCGGTTCGAGAAAATGTTTCTCGACGAAGCGCACATCATCGCGCGCATCCGCCACCCAAACGTCGCTCAGATCCTCGACCTGGGTCAGCAGGGCAGTGTCTTGTTCCTGGTGCTCGAGTGGGTCGAGGGCGAGTCCGTGGCGGCGATTCGACGGGCCGTGCACGGCAAGGGTGAGAAGATGCCCTTGAACATCGTCCTCCGCATCGTGGCGGACTCCTGCGCTGGACTCCACGCGGCTCACGAGCTCAAGAACGACAAGGGCGAGCCCCTGAACGTCGTACACCGAGACGTATCCCCCTCGAACGTTCTGGTCAGCACCAGCGGCGAAGTGAAGCTGATCGACTTCGGAGTCGCGAAGGCCGTCGACAGGATTTCCCCGGAGACTGCGGCGGGTGTGATCAAGGGCAAGGTCGCGTACATGTCCCCCGAGCAAGCGCTCGGGAAGACCGTCGACCGGCGTTCCGACGTCTGGTCGGCCGGCATCATGCTCTATCACCTGCTGGCGGGCCGCACGCCCTACGAGGCCGACAACCAGATTGCCACGCTGCACCGGGTAGTGCAGGGGCTGCCTCCGGATCCGATCCGCGGAATACCCAAAGAGGTGGCGGATGTCGCTTACACGGCGCTCTCGTACAGCGCGGACGGGCGATTTGCTTCCGCCGACGAAATGCAGCGCTCCATCGAGCGGGCGCTGGTTCAGTGTTGCGGGCCGACCACACAGACCGATGTCGCCGGCTACCTGAACTCGAAGATGACGGAGCGGCTCGCGCGGCGGAAGCGCACCGTGGCCCGAGCGCTCGAGGCCGCAGAACAGCGCAAGGTGCTGGTGGAAGAGTTCGAGACCGCCATCGAGCAGTCGAGCAGCAGCTTGTATGCCGCGTTCGAGCTGAAGACTCCGTCTTCGATGCAGGGGTTCACCCGCTCGGAAGAGGCGTCGGACGCCGCCATCGACGCGCTGATCGGCGACCCCACCTCAACCGCGCCCGCACCCACGCCCGCACCCGCGCCCGCACCAGTGCCCGCACCCGCACCCGCGCTGGAGCTGCCCGCGCCCGCGTCGCTGGATTCGCCCGCCTTCTCGGACGCCCCCACGCTGAAGAAGCCGCCCACCAACTTGCCGGACATCCCCATGCCGGCCAGCGTGCAGAAGGCCCCCGGTCCACTGCCACCGATGCCGCGAGCACCCGCGTCTGATCGGCCCCCGCCGCCGCAGAGCTCGGACGACGACGCGCTACCCCCCATCCCCAGGGCGCCGCCTGCGGCCGGGAGCGAGCCAACGCGAGCAACGAAACCAAAGATCGCCATCCCCGCGCCACCGGTGATCACGGCAGCCGAAGACCCGGCGTCGCGTCGGGAGTTCTACTCGATCCCGGACACATCGAAATTCGGAACACGCCGCCGCGGCCCGCTCATCTTCCTCGGCTTCGCCGCCGCGCTCTTGGTGCTCGGGTACGGCGCGTACATGGCCTGGGACAAGATGAACACCGAGAAGCTCATGGCCCCTTCTCCGTGA
- a CDS encoding HlyC/CorC family transporter has product MSTNLTEGAHAPNSMDPWLGLALGLLLVALNGFFVAAEFALVKVRPTQIQPRADRGELRARMTATILGQMDSYLSAAQLGITLASLALGWIGEPAFAWLLRPLFAFIPGASPALLHSASITGAFFTITALHIVLGEQAPKWLGIKNAEAVALWVAAPLYLFHKLTFPLTWVLNRSTNTVLRWVGVEVADGEHSEHSEDELRLLLSSGPTERLSKQKRELLDNVFELSHRTARQVMVPRADVIYLSLHRSLEENLDIARQAEFTRFPLCKEDLDQAVGIVHIKDLFRTAVLPKDLQSVKREIHFVPETLTLDRLLRRMRKEREHMVAVVDEYGGVSGIVTLEDVIEEIVGQIQDEFDHEKPEISRESENVYRVSGAMLVVDLEDALNVEFSDRDEDTVGGVVLSELGREPKVGDSVEVGEVRFEVLEASRQRIGLLLVTVRHAHARDA; this is encoded by the coding sequence TTGAGCACGAACCTGACGGAGGGAGCGCATGCACCCAATTCCATGGACCCGTGGCTCGGCCTTGCGCTGGGCTTGCTGCTGGTCGCGCTGAACGGCTTCTTCGTCGCCGCAGAGTTCGCGTTGGTCAAGGTGCGGCCCACGCAGATCCAGCCGCGCGCGGATCGCGGCGAGCTCCGCGCGCGGATGACGGCGACGATCTTGGGCCAGATGGACTCCTACCTCTCCGCCGCTCAACTCGGCATCACCCTGGCCAGCTTGGCCCTCGGCTGGATCGGTGAACCAGCCTTTGCTTGGCTCCTACGCCCGCTCTTTGCGTTCATCCCTGGCGCAAGTCCCGCTCTGCTGCACTCCGCGAGCATCACCGGCGCTTTCTTCACCATTACCGCGCTTCACATCGTGCTGGGTGAACAGGCGCCGAAGTGGTTGGGGATCAAGAACGCGGAGGCGGTCGCCCTCTGGGTCGCCGCACCGCTCTACCTCTTTCACAAGCTGACGTTTCCTCTAACCTGGGTGTTGAACCGCTCCACGAACACCGTTCTGCGCTGGGTCGGTGTCGAAGTTGCGGACGGCGAGCACTCCGAACACAGCGAAGATGAGCTACGGTTGCTGCTGTCGTCCGGCCCGACCGAACGCCTCTCCAAGCAGAAGCGGGAGCTGCTGGACAACGTATTCGAGCTCTCCCACCGCACGGCGCGTCAGGTGATGGTGCCGCGCGCGGACGTCATCTACTTGTCCCTGCACCGCTCCCTCGAAGAGAACCTCGACATCGCTCGACAGGCCGAGTTCACGCGTTTCCCGCTGTGCAAAGAGGATCTCGATCAGGCCGTGGGCATCGTGCACATCAAGGATCTCTTCCGCACGGCCGTCCTGCCAAAGGATCTGCAGTCGGTGAAACGTGAGATCCACTTCGTACCCGAGACGCTGACCCTCGACCGCCTGCTCAGGCGCATGCGCAAGGAGCGCGAGCACATGGTCGCCGTCGTCGATGAGTACGGCGGCGTGAGCGGAATCGTCACGCTCGAGGATGTGATCGAGGAAATTGTCGGCCAGATCCAGGACGAGTTCGATCACGAAAAGCCGGAGATTTCCCGAGAGAGCGAGAACGTCTACCGCGTCTCGGGCGCAATGCTCGTTGTCGACCTCGAGGACGCGCTGAACGTGGAGTTCAGTGATCGGGACGAGGACACCGTCGGCGGAGTCGTGCTGTCAGAGCTCGGGCGCGAGCCGAAGGTTGGGGATTCCGTCGAGGTCGGCGAGGTGCGCTTCGAGGTCCTGGAAGCCAGTCGCCAACGCATAGGTCTGCTGCTGGTCACCGTGCGCCATGCCCACGCCCGCGACGCTTGA
- a CDS encoding TerB family tellurite resistance protein — protein sequence MATNPILGLDVYIALAAVGWADGELTRQAADAILRTAVEEGLDIESLQRLEEAVKSPVDVGVVDRMNMSKSDRLFVYAVASWIATLDGEASVRTREALTQLATALGVPEPPRQRADEILREIAGEDNRPDRFDVRTLRETLDARLDAARAARLGQAVDP from the coding sequence ATGGCGACGAACCCCATCCTTGGGCTCGACGTTTACATCGCCCTGGCCGCTGTCGGCTGGGCGGACGGCGAGCTGACGCGCCAGGCGGCGGACGCGATCTTGCGAACCGCGGTGGAGGAGGGCCTCGATATCGAGTCCCTGCAGCGGCTCGAAGAGGCGGTCAAGAGTCCGGTCGACGTGGGGGTGGTCGATCGCATGAACATGTCGAAGTCCGACCGGCTGTTCGTCTACGCAGTCGCGTCGTGGATTGCGACCCTGGACGGTGAGGCATCGGTGCGAACCAGAGAAGCGCTGACGCAGCTTGCGACGGCGCTGGGTGTGCCCGAGCCGCCGCGGCAGCGTGCCGATGAAATCTTGCGCGAGATCGCCGGTGAAGACAACCGCCCCGACCGCTTCGACGTGCGCACGCTGCGCGAGACGCTGGACGCGCGCTTGGACGCCGCGCGTGCCGCGCGCCTGGGTCAAGCCGTCGACCCCTGA
- a CDS encoding carboxypeptidase regulatory-like domain-containing protein, with amino-acid sequence MSGRRIVWALALSGAAVVIFLLFRPPTLPSPRASENAVPKSEAPLAASLEVVVRAGGAPISGAKVGLAHEDDLLASGVTDVHGVLVLGPLQTGEFRLIVAHPRHLPVERSLGISAGKARVEIDLEPAVAVEIWISDFLRRPVAGAKVRVIASDDRERGHCETGADGKCEVGSLEPGEITLAAVSARHRPGRMTLRLEPQPPVQVQRLTLDEGRVISGRVVDGAGVPLVGAHVGTSDSSGGFATTDAEGRFELPGLGVEPVNIFASAEGFAARHLRGVRTGSANVELRLSAPASVDARVQFASGTRSLMVSVCEFNTHFAKEICVARRAYDPAESEVVLEELPSGTYDVVLEAPGHFAERVRVNLEPGRRTSLGSVRLRPE; translated from the coding sequence ATGAGCGGTCGTCGAATCGTATGGGCGCTGGCGCTCTCGGGTGCGGCGGTCGTCATCTTTCTGCTTTTCCGGCCTCCTACTCTGCCGTCGCCCCGAGCAAGTGAGAACGCGGTCCCGAAGAGCGAGGCGCCGCTCGCCGCGAGCCTGGAGGTCGTGGTTCGCGCTGGCGGCGCGCCGATCAGTGGGGCCAAGGTGGGGCTGGCGCACGAGGACGACCTCCTGGCTTCGGGAGTCACCGACGTGCACGGCGTGCTCGTCCTCGGTCCGCTACAAACCGGCGAGTTTCGCCTGATCGTCGCGCACCCACGGCATCTGCCAGTGGAGCGGAGCCTCGGCATCTCCGCGGGCAAGGCCAGGGTCGAGATCGACCTCGAGCCAGCGGTCGCCGTAGAGATCTGGATCAGTGATTTTCTCCGACGGCCGGTCGCGGGGGCGAAAGTGCGAGTGATTGCTTCGGACGACCGCGAGCGCGGTCACTGCGAGACCGGAGCCGACGGGAAGTGCGAAGTGGGAAGCCTCGAGCCCGGGGAGATCACTCTTGCGGCCGTCTCCGCCCGGCATCGCCCCGGACGCATGACGCTGCGGCTGGAGCCCCAGCCCCCGGTTCAGGTCCAACGACTGACCCTGGACGAGGGCCGGGTGATTTCCGGGCGGGTGGTGGATGGCGCCGGCGTGCCGCTGGTGGGCGCCCACGTGGGGACCTCGGACTCCTCGGGCGGCTTTGCGACCACGGATGCCGAGGGTCGATTCGAGCTTCCGGGCCTCGGGGTCGAACCCGTCAACATCTTCGCGAGCGCCGAAGGTTTCGCGGCGCGTCACCTGCGCGGGGTGCGGACGGGTTCTGCGAACGTCGAGCTCCGACTGTCTGCGCCGGCGAGCGTTGATGCGCGCGTGCAGTTCGCGAGTGGGACTCGGTCGCTGATGGTGAGTGTGTGTGAGTTCAACACGCATTTTGCAAAGGAGATCTGCGTGGCTCGCCGCGCGTATGACCCGGCCGAGTCGGAGGTAGTCCTCGAGGAGTTGCCTTCCGGCACGTACGACGTCGTGCTCGAAGCGCCGGGCCATTTTGCGGAGCGTGTTCGAGTCAACCTGGAGCCCGGCAGGCGAACGAGTCTCGGTTCGGTGCGGCTTCGCCCGGAGTGA